In one Mycobacterium heckeshornense genomic region, the following are encoded:
- a CDS encoding maleylpyruvate isomerase family mycothiol-dependent enzyme codes for MHPTDGESVFAAVADERRRIAALLDDLDDVQLSAPSLCAGWDIKTVGAHLVSVCTDSFWTFSVTALRRRSLDRAIDEMARRRAQSPAAEIAAMLRRIADRRVSPPVFGPLGPLADILVHSGDIRIPLGLNFNPDPKRAALALDFLTKPWRLGFVPAGLLRGISLHPIDIDRTWGSGAQIRGPVAALMMAACGRSALLDLLDGPGVQRLQDRLTGR; via the coding sequence ATGCATCCGACGGACGGTGAGTCCGTATTCGCTGCGGTCGCGGACGAGCGGCGCCGGATCGCGGCGTTGCTGGATGACTTGGACGATGTGCAGCTGTCGGCGCCAAGTTTGTGCGCGGGCTGGGACATCAAGACGGTTGGCGCACATCTGGTCAGCGTGTGCACCGACAGCTTCTGGACGTTTTCGGTAACGGCTCTGCGACGCCGGAGCCTCGATCGGGCGATCGACGAGATGGCACGACGGCGAGCGCAGTCGCCGGCCGCCGAGATTGCTGCCATGCTGCGCCGTATCGCCGATCGCCGGGTCAGCCCACCGGTATTCGGGCCGCTCGGCCCGCTGGCCGACATCTTGGTGCATAGTGGCGACATCAGGATCCCGCTCGGTCTGAACTTCAATCCAGACCCAAAACGCGCGGCACTCGCGCTTGATTTCCTGACAAAGCCGTGGCGGCTTGGCTTCGTGCCAGCGGGCTTGCTGCGCGGGATTTCCTTGCACCCCATCGACATTGACCGGACGTGGGGCAGCGGAGCGCAAATCCGGGGACCGGTGGCGGCTTTGATGATGGCCGCCTGTGGCCGCAGCGCATTGCTTGATTTGCTCGACGGGCCGGGGGTGCAACGACTCCAGGACCGCCTCACGGGCAGGTAA
- a CDS encoding dihydrodipicolinate reductase — MAQRSYRVVVWATGGIGSIAIHAIRHRPDLELVGVWVHSPDKAGRDAGELADGQPVGVTATNDAESLIGLHPDCVVYAASAPERDAAAIPDYVRLLEAGINVVTTSTTRLINPAAYEPATWRDQLAVAAEKGRASLYASGIEPGFAADYLPLVLMTQSNSVKSIHAYEIGLYDDYAVPDIMMDGLGFGRPLDFRPFVSFPGAIAGEWQGQLRWVANALGAEVQEVREYFDRRTTDRTLDVAFGTVEAGTCAAVRMKAIGVIDGHERIVIEHVTRLAHDIAPDWPTGVGDLSYRVVVEGEPDIDCTLTVSLRDSQRVGIPGMKAGAGAMVATAMRVVNAVPHVINAAPGLLSALDLPLTLPVHPFATA, encoded by the coding sequence ATGGCCCAACGTTCCTATCGGGTGGTCGTGTGGGCGACGGGCGGAATCGGCTCTATCGCCATTCATGCGATTCGGCATCGGCCGGACCTCGAACTTGTCGGTGTTTGGGTCCACTCACCTGACAAAGCAGGCAGGGACGCCGGTGAACTCGCCGACGGCCAACCCGTCGGTGTCACCGCCACAAATGACGCCGAGTCACTGATCGGCCTGCACCCGGATTGCGTGGTCTACGCAGCCAGCGCACCCGAGCGCGACGCCGCAGCTATCCCCGACTACGTCCGGCTCCTGGAGGCCGGTATCAATGTTGTCACCACCAGCACCACGCGGCTGATCAATCCTGCTGCCTACGAGCCAGCTACATGGCGCGACCAGCTTGCCGTCGCCGCCGAAAAGGGGCGCGCTTCGCTATACGCATCCGGAATCGAGCCCGGATTCGCAGCCGACTATTTGCCACTCGTGCTCATGACGCAGTCCAACTCGGTCAAGTCGATCCATGCCTACGAGATCGGCCTCTACGATGACTACGCAGTGCCAGACATCATGATGGACGGCTTGGGCTTCGGCCGCCCGCTTGATTTTCGGCCGTTCGTGAGTTTTCCGGGCGCTATCGCCGGAGAGTGGCAGGGTCAGCTCCGGTGGGTGGCAAACGCGCTCGGCGCCGAGGTGCAGGAGGTCCGTGAATACTTCGATCGCAGAACGACGGATCGGACGTTGGATGTCGCATTCGGAACTGTTGAGGCAGGAACCTGTGCGGCCGTGCGGATGAAGGCGATCGGCGTCATCGACGGACACGAGCGCATCGTCATCGAGCATGTCACCCGGCTAGCGCATGACATCGCACCGGACTGGCCGACGGGTGTGGGCGACCTGTCCTACCGGGTGGTCGTCGAGGGTGAGCCGGACATTGACTGTACTCTCACTGTCTCGCTGCGTGATTCGCAGCGTGTCGGAATCCCGGGGATGAAGGCGGGAGCGGGAGCGATGGTGGCGACGGCAATGCGGGTTGTGAATGCGGTGCCGCATGTCATCAATGCTGCGCCGGGCTTGCTCAGTGCGCTGGATCTACCGCTGACGCTTCCGGTGCATCCGTTTGCGACCGCGTGA
- a CDS encoding SDR family oxidoreductase gives MTAIDQFRYDGKRVLVVGGATGMGAAAAQTAAELGAEVVAMDYAPITREVAQTVSVDLADRASIDTALEQVDGPIHAIFSAAGVADGPKLMRINFIGHRHLIETLLDDGRLPRGSAVCFISSVGGIGWESDLPRLQEFLATPDYESADAWVKAHEPEGIIHYGFSKQAINAYVATKAYPFMAKGVRINAICPGPTDTPLARANADLWLTFAQDYRDATGCEIHTPQQMANAMVFLNSDAACGISGVTLLVDNGHVMSSLTGSYAPGKPIIDLIMGRVSLT, from the coding sequence ATGACGGCCATCGACCAGTTCCGATACGACGGCAAGCGGGTGCTCGTCGTCGGCGGCGCCACCGGCATGGGTGCTGCCGCAGCTCAGACCGCAGCGGAACTCGGCGCCGAGGTGGTCGCGATGGACTACGCGCCGATAACCCGCGAGGTCGCGCAAACCGTGTCGGTGGACCTGGCCGACCGGGCGTCGATCGACACCGCTCTTGAGCAGGTCGACGGACCGATCCACGCCATCTTTTCGGCCGCCGGCGTCGCGGACGGGCCAAAGCTGATGCGGATTAACTTCATCGGCCACCGGCATCTCATCGAGACCCTGCTGGACGATGGCCGGCTTCCGCGCGGTTCGGCAGTCTGCTTCATCTCATCGGTGGGCGGGATCGGCTGGGAAAGCGATCTGCCGCGGCTGCAGGAGTTCCTCGCGACACCTGACTACGAATCAGCCGACGCCTGGGTCAAGGCTCATGAACCGGAAGGGATCATCCATTACGGTTTTAGCAAACAGGCGATCAACGCCTACGTGGCGACGAAGGCTTATCCCTTCATGGCCAAGGGGGTGCGCATCAACGCGATCTGCCCCGGTCCGACAGACACGCCGCTCGCCCGGGCCAACGCCGACCTCTGGCTGACCTTCGCACAAGACTACCGGGACGCCACCGGCTGCGAGATTCACACTCCGCAGCAGATGGCCAATGCGATGGTGTTTCTCAACAGCGATGCCGCCTGTGGTATCAGCGGGGTCACGCTTCTGGTCGACAACGGCCACGTGATGTCATCACTGACCGGCTCCTACGCGCCCGGCAAGCCGATCATCGACCTCATCATGGGGCGGGTGTCGCTGACGTAG
- a CDS encoding LLM class flavin-dependent oxidoreductase yields the protein MFTLRFDMRAPEKGVEATDLYAAALEMCAWAENRGAIAAVLSEHHGTDDNHLPSPLILASAMAARTERLAIILAAVPIPFWDPVRLAEEMAVLDIISNGRVSYAFGIGHRVEEYEHFGVDMRRRGRLADEKLALLLELLKGEPVRHKGRRIRVTPRCATEGGPLIMVAGGSAAAVERAAKYGLGFISQTDSPALRELYQARCRVYGHVPGFTQFPDSTAPTTVFVADDVDDAWNELGPYLLHDALTAAAYRHGDDGVASISRAQTVQELRATQGPYRIYTVDEATAYVRGGRSLPLLPLCGGLPPELAWPYLERAVSAVARAQGST from the coding sequence ATGTTCACGCTTAGGTTCGACATGCGGGCGCCAGAAAAAGGCGTTGAAGCCACTGACCTCTATGCAGCTGCTCTGGAGATGTGTGCCTGGGCCGAAAACCGCGGTGCAATAGCGGCTGTGCTCTCGGAGCATCACGGCACTGACGACAACCACCTGCCGTCACCGCTGATTCTTGCCTCGGCAATGGCGGCGCGGACCGAGCGGCTGGCGATAATTCTTGCCGCCGTGCCGATTCCGTTCTGGGATCCGGTGCGGCTCGCCGAAGAGATGGCAGTCTTGGACATCATCAGCAACGGGCGTGTCAGCTATGCCTTCGGAATCGGCCATCGCGTCGAGGAATACGAGCATTTTGGTGTGGACATGCGTCGGCGTGGCCGGCTTGCAGACGAGAAGCTGGCCTTGCTGCTCGAGCTGCTCAAGGGTGAGCCGGTGCGGCACAAGGGCCGCCGCATACGCGTCACACCACGTTGCGCCACCGAGGGCGGGCCATTGATCATGGTCGCCGGCGGCAGCGCAGCCGCCGTCGAGCGGGCGGCCAAGTACGGGCTCGGCTTCATTTCGCAGACAGACAGCCCTGCGCTACGCGAGCTTTACCAGGCCCGATGCCGGGTCTATGGACATGTTCCCGGATTTACGCAGTTTCCCGACAGTACCGCACCGACCACGGTGTTCGTCGCCGACGACGTGGATGATGCATGGAATGAGTTGGGGCCCTACCTACTGCATGATGCCCTGACCGCGGCAGCATATCGGCATGGCGACGATGGGGTGGCCAGTATTTCGCGCGCTCAGACTGTGCAGGAGTTGCGCGCCACCCAAGGGCCCTATCGCATTTACACCGTCGATGAAGCGACTGCGTATGTTCGTGGCGGTCGCAGCCTACCTTTGTTGCCGCTGTGCGGCGGGTTGCCGCCCGAGCTGGCTTGGCCATACCTCGAGCGAGCGGTGTCAGCAGTGGCGCGTGCACAAGGAAGCACCTGA
- a CDS encoding dihydrodipicolinate reductase, protein MTNDPIRVVVWSTGGVGSIAIDAVWGRPDLQLVGVWVHTPEKVGRDAGELAGGAAIGVLATNDADALIAMQPDCAVYAASGPQRDAGAIPDYLRLLEAGINVVSTTSTSLVYPSAYFAPEWRDQLEQAAKSGNASFYASGIFPGFGSDQLALVLATQSKMIRTVKATEVALNDHYPVASVMMDGMGFGRPLDFEPMLKTPGFIEMAWGAPIHLIADGLGVKVAYIRGSLDRRPTDRDIDVAFGTIKAGTCGAVCTRAAGVVEGREAIVIEHIIRMARDVAPDWLSSEHDATYRVDIEGDPDIHCAMTLGDVESRAAGRAAMTATAMRVVNAIPYVVQAPAGLLSSLDLPLTLPRHASDGR, encoded by the coding sequence ATGACCAACGATCCCATTCGCGTCGTTGTCTGGTCGACCGGGGGAGTCGGCTCGATCGCCATAGACGCGGTTTGGGGTCGACCCGACCTTCAGCTCGTCGGAGTATGGGTGCATACGCCGGAGAAGGTCGGGCGCGATGCCGGCGAGCTGGCTGGTGGCGCGGCGATCGGTGTCTTGGCGACCAATGATGCTGATGCGCTGATCGCGATGCAGCCAGACTGCGCGGTGTATGCGGCCAGCGGGCCGCAGCGCGACGCCGGCGCGATACCCGACTATCTGCGGCTGCTCGAGGCTGGAATCAACGTGGTGTCAACCACGTCAACAAGTCTCGTCTACCCGTCGGCATACTTCGCGCCCGAATGGCGGGACCAGCTCGAGCAAGCGGCGAAGTCCGGAAACGCCTCATTCTACGCATCCGGAATTTTTCCCGGCTTCGGTTCTGACCAGCTCGCGCTGGTGTTGGCGACCCAGTCGAAAATGATTCGCACCGTCAAGGCGACCGAGGTGGCACTCAACGACCACTACCCGGTCGCCAGCGTCATGATGGACGGGATGGGGTTCGGCCGGCCGCTTGATTTCGAACCGATGTTAAAGACGCCCGGCTTCATCGAAATGGCGTGGGGCGCACCTATTCACCTGATCGCTGACGGGCTGGGAGTAAAGGTGGCCTACATTCGGGGGTCACTGGATCGCCGGCCCACTGACCGCGACATCGACGTCGCCTTCGGGACGATTAAAGCCGGGACGTGCGGTGCTGTCTGCACCCGGGCCGCGGGGGTGGTCGAGGGCCGTGAAGCGATCGTGATCGAGCACATCATCCGAATGGCCCGCGACGTCGCACCGGACTGGTTGAGCTCTGAGCACGACGCCACTTACCGCGTCGACATTGAGGGCGACCCGGACATCCACTGCGCCATGACGCTCGGCGACGTTGAAAGCCGTGCGGCAGGGCGCGCCGCGATGACGGCTACCGCGATGCGTGTTGTCAATGCGATTCCCTACGTGGTGCAAGCACCCGCTGGGCTGCTAAGTTCGCTCGATTTGCCGCTCACATTGCCCCGCCATGCATCCGACGGACGGTGA
- a CDS encoding DUF58 domain-containing protein — protein MTAQNTCDVEFHWRASPLTVSIATCSAAALAAAVIGSRWQLIAFAAPMLGVLCSVTWQTPVPKISVHGQPGKQRCFESEQTQLTVWVTAESPCETVQLDVLAIEGMQLEVLDNTSSRQKSVAVTANRWGRYPIRACIDTLARGGLLTGTATVDAAEVVVFPLAPPQSTAIPQTELLDRLGTHLTRHIGSGVEYADIRAYVPGDQLRTINWPVSARRRRLHVTQRLTDRAADVVVLIDTYPQPAGAATEATERIVRGAAQVVQTALRSGDRAGIVALGGRQPRWLGADIGQRQFYRVLDTVLAAGTGFETTSGTLAPRAAMPPGAIVVAFSTMLDTEFALALIDLRKRGHVVVAVDVLQGAPFQDLKDPLIARLWQLQRSAMYRDMATVGVDVVAWRSDQTLDQSMRAVPDHRRPVQARWR, from the coding sequence CTTGTAGTGCTGCGGCATTGGCGGCCGCAGTGATCGGCTCGCGCTGGCAGCTAATCGCGTTCGCCGCACCAATGCTGGGCGTGTTATGTTCCGTCACGTGGCAGACGCCGGTACCCAAGATAAGCGTACACGGCCAGCCCGGCAAACAGCGATGCTTCGAGTCCGAGCAGACCCAGCTAACCGTCTGGGTGACCGCTGAATCACCTTGTGAGACAGTGCAGCTCGATGTCTTGGCAATCGAAGGCATGCAACTTGAAGTTCTAGACAACACGTCCAGCCGACAAAAATCCGTTGCGGTGACAGCCAACCGCTGGGGCCGCTATCCGATCCGCGCATGCATTGACACGCTAGCGCGCGGTGGGTTGTTGACGGGCACGGCCACCGTTGACGCCGCCGAAGTAGTCGTCTTTCCGCTAGCGCCACCGCAATCGACCGCGATCCCACAGACGGAATTGCTTGATCGGCTGGGCACCCACCTGACACGTCACATCGGCTCCGGTGTCGAGTACGCCGACATCCGCGCTTATGTACCGGGCGATCAGCTGCGCACCATCAACTGGCCGGTGAGTGCGCGCCGCCGCAGATTGCATGTCACCCAACGCTTGACCGACCGGGCAGCGGATGTCGTTGTGTTGATCGACACGTATCCGCAGCCCGCGGGCGCGGCTACGGAGGCGACTGAGCGAATCGTGCGCGGCGCAGCTCAAGTGGTGCAGACGGCACTGCGCAGCGGTGACCGTGCCGGGATCGTCGCACTCGGCGGGCGCCAGCCACGATGGCTCGGTGCAGACATCGGGCAGCGGCAGTTCTATCGTGTGCTCGACACTGTGCTCGCCGCAGGTACTGGATTCGAAACGACCAGCGGCACCTTGGCACCGCGCGCGGCGATGCCTCCCGGCGCCATAGTCGTCGCATTTTCGACGATGCTCGACACGGAATTCGCGCTGGCGCTCATTGATTTGCGCAAACGTGGCCACGTCGTGGTCGCCGTCGATGTCTTGCAGGGAGCGCCGTTCCAGGATCTGAAAGACCCGCTGATCGCGCGTTTGTGGCAACTGCAGCGCTCCGCGATGTACCGCGACATGGCCACAGTCGGCGTTGACGTAGTGGCCTGGCGATCCGATCAGACTCTCGATCAATCGATGCGCGCGGTGCCCGACCACCGCCGCCCGGTCCAGGCGCGATGGCGATGA